In Mangrovivirga cuniculi, the following proteins share a genomic window:
- a CDS encoding alpha/beta hydrolase, with protein MASIKSSYYKYLLSLQDKKRGGRTAHPKVVRKVFNKLASKVSHLSGLEQVKFKVNRTGVSRITSGKVNEKQAIVFIHGGGYCFGSVRTHLSLMGQISKSCHLPVFGVEYSLAPENKYPKALEEISLVIDHLREGYPEIKKIHLMGDSSGGGLALATALYRRDKLKPNVDSLVLLSPWVNLDVNSGIYDLPSGKDHMFQPSDLKWMASYYATDEQIKSDEEYASPLGCDLYSLPPMFIQVGSHEILLHDAVKLAEKAASSGNRVELDIWDKMFHVWHFLAPSLPEANKALLKVAQFIVNSE; from the coding sequence ATGGCCAGTATTAAGAGTAGTTACTACAAATATTTGCTTTCTCTTCAAGATAAAAAGAGAGGAGGCAGAACTGCTCATCCGAAGGTCGTTAGAAAAGTATTTAATAAACTAGCGTCAAAAGTAAGTCATTTATCAGGACTTGAACAGGTGAAGTTCAAAGTGAATAGAACCGGAGTATCCCGAATAACATCAGGAAAGGTAAATGAAAAGCAAGCTATCGTTTTTATTCATGGTGGTGGATATTGTTTTGGATCTGTGAGAACACATTTATCTCTTATGGGTCAGATTTCCAAATCCTGCCACCTACCGGTTTTTGGGGTTGAATATAGTTTGGCTCCGGAAAATAAGTATCCAAAAGCTTTAGAGGAGATTAGTCTGGTGATCGATCACCTCCGTGAAGGCTATCCGGAGATAAAAAAAATTCACTTAATGGGAGATTCCAGTGGTGGAGGTCTGGCACTTGCAACAGCCTTGTACCGTAGAGACAAATTAAAACCGAATGTTGATAGCCTTGTATTGTTATCACCGTGGGTAAATTTGGATGTGAATTCGGGGATTTATGACCTTCCTTCAGGTAAAGATCACATGTTTCAGCCGTCAGACTTGAAATGGATGGCTTCTTATTATGCAACAGATGAACAAATAAAATCGGATGAAGAATATGCTTCACCTCTGGGTTGTGATCTATATTCTCTTCCACCAATGTTTATTCAGGTAGGTAGCCATGAGATCCTCCTTCATGATGCTGTAAAACTTGCTGAGAAAGCAGCCTCTTCTGGAAATAGGGTGGAGTTGGATATCTGGGACAAAATGTTTCACGTATGGCATTTTTTAGCACCGAGTTTACCCGAGGCCAATAAGGCTTTATTAAAAGTTGCCCAATTCATCGTAAACTCCGAATGA
- a CDS encoding tetratricopeptide repeat protein, translated as MKKFFLLLIFCFATLNIFAQESAKLRYENGKSLFREGRYALARENFETVLETENYGGAYAELASYYYALSSLRLGELDRAKSMYLQILNKYPDWPYIDEVKYGLADAYFQSGNIFEAVEMLKSIENKNLREEGRNMKMYYLLAVSDLSYLTELLQKYPKDKDLAILLAERSYLQPLYEQDRNLLDFLVKEYDLDAERYNALGGLRNIKKDEYDVAVMLPFQSDRFRGAKTKKNFVMDLYEGIKIAIDSLERNGVNIKLFAFDTKVDSLHTAKIIESGDLDRMDLIIGPLYEGPFKAVSQFGFDKKINVIHPLSDKVEYITENPFSYLLKSSYVTQAMNAANYAAQNLNRNKNYMIFYSDNNRDSLMAATYRKYLVDEGFTNLIFRKVEVDEIQESMDFLAKMNDDRVFKVAEDSVGHIFLATHDKRLIAKALSTLDIRDEKIPMITTDEIFDISTLSYDQVERLGVRIISTDYVDRENGTFDSFRRFYIGKTGTLPSKYLCLGFDLMYYFGTQMENNGKYFQLEIDDQYFEGQLTPAYNFFQSNDNRYTPIIQFVDAKLLLPDQIEDLKYEPINRDK; from the coding sequence ATGAAGAAATTCTTTCTGTTATTGATTTTTTGCTTTGCAACGCTGAACATTTTTGCTCAAGAATCAGCAAAGCTTCGATATGAAAATGGTAAATCACTTTTCAGAGAAGGCAGATATGCCTTGGCTCGTGAAAATTTTGAGACTGTACTTGAGACTGAAAATTATGGAGGAGCTTATGCAGAATTAGCCTCTTATTATTACGCACTATCCAGTTTGCGATTAGGTGAACTTGACAGAGCTAAAAGTATGTATTTGCAAATACTAAACAAATACCCTGATTGGCCTTACATTGATGAGGTTAAATACGGTTTGGCAGATGCTTATTTTCAGTCCGGAAACATCTTTGAAGCAGTGGAGATGCTCAAGTCAATTGAAAATAAAAACCTCAGGGAAGAAGGTCGTAATATGAAAATGTATTACCTTCTTGCAGTAAGCGATTTAAGTTATCTCACAGAGTTGCTTCAAAAATACCCTAAGGATAAAGATCTTGCTATTTTACTCGCAGAAAGAAGTTATCTTCAACCACTTTATGAGCAGGACAGAAATCTTTTAGATTTTCTGGTAAAAGAATATGATCTTGATGCTGAGAGATATAATGCTCTCGGAGGATTGAGAAATATAAAGAAAGATGAATATGATGTAGCAGTGATGCTGCCTTTTCAAAGCGATCGTTTTAGAGGGGCTAAAACAAAGAAAAACTTTGTGATGGACCTTTATGAAGGGATAAAAATTGCCATCGATTCACTTGAAAGGAATGGGGTGAATATTAAATTATTTGCCTTTGACACCAAGGTTGACTCATTGCATACTGCTAAAATTATTGAATCCGGAGATCTTGATCGTATGGATTTAATTATAGGGCCATTATATGAAGGGCCTTTTAAAGCGGTTTCTCAATTTGGTTTTGATAAAAAAATAAATGTCATTCATCCGTTAAGTGATAAAGTTGAGTATATAACTGAAAACCCATTCAGTTATCTACTAAAAAGTAGCTACGTTACACAGGCAATGAACGCTGCAAACTATGCCGCTCAAAATCTCAACAGGAATAAAAATTATATGATTTTTTATTCTGACAATAACAGAGATAGTCTGATGGCTGCCACTTATCGTAAATATCTGGTAGATGAAGGTTTTACCAACCTTATCTTCAGAAAAGTGGAAGTTGATGAAATTCAGGAATCAATGGACTTCCTGGCTAAGATGAATGATGACCGTGTTTTTAAGGTTGCAGAGGATAGTGTTGGTCATATTTTTCTTGCTACTCATGATAAAAGACTAATAGCCAAAGCGCTTAGTACTCTTGATATCAGAGATGAAAAGATTCCAATGATAACAACAGATGAAATTTTCGATATCAGTACACTATCATATGACCAGGTAGAAAGACTTGGGGTAAGAATCATTTCTACCGATTATGTTGATCGTGAAAATGGCACATTTGATTCATTCAGAAGATTTTATATCGGTAAAACCGGCACTTTACCATCCAAGTATCTATGTCTTGGTTTCGACTTGATGTACTATTTTGGAACTCAAATGGAAAATAACGGAAAATATTTTCAGTTAGAGATTGACGATCAGTATTTTGAAGGTCAATTAACCCCTGCTTACAATTTCTTTCAGTCAAATGATAACAGGTACACACCAATTATTCAATTTGTGGATGCTAAATTATTGCTTCCGGACCAAATAGAAGATCTAAAATATGAACCGATCAATAGAGACAAGTAA
- a CDS encoding calcium/sodium antiporter — protein MVYILFVVGFVILVKGADIMVEGASSLAKRYNISDFIIGLTIVSIGTSMPELLVNIMAGIQGKSEIGVGNVLGSNVANILLVLGLSACVNNLPIKKNTLFIEIPFSLTATLLVGYLANVAIFSNHRNGLMLDFGEGIVLLFFFALFLGYIYNYAREKKDNVIEGTITTQPVVKSIAFIVIGILGLFFGGKWVVDGAIEISRIFGFSESFIGLTLVALGTSLPELVTSLVAVSKRKTQLAVGNVIGSNIFNLLWILGISSIINPIEFETVNNTDVLMIIISSSLLILSIIVGKRSVITRYEGVVFLLVYAGYIYHLFLRG, from the coding sequence ATGGTCTACATTCTGTTTGTTGTTGGATTTGTTATCTTGGTTAAGGGAGCCGATATAATGGTTGAAGGTGCTTCATCCCTTGCTAAGCGTTATAATATTTCCGACTTTATTATTGGTTTGACCATAGTTTCGATTGGTACCAGTATGCCAGAGCTTTTGGTGAATATAATGGCTGGTATACAGGGGAAAAGTGAAATTGGGGTGGGTAATGTCCTGGGTTCAAATGTCGCAAATATCTTATTGGTACTGGGGTTATCAGCATGTGTGAATAATCTGCCAATAAAGAAAAACACACTTTTTATTGAGATACCTTTTAGCTTAACAGCTACACTACTTGTTGGTTACCTGGCTAATGTTGCAATATTTTCTAATCATAGAAATGGACTGATGCTTGATTTTGGCGAAGGGATAGTATTGCTATTTTTCTTCGCTTTATTTCTAGGATACATATATAACTATGCAAGAGAAAAGAAAGATAACGTAATAGAAGGTACGATCACTACTCAACCTGTGGTGAAAAGTATAGCTTTTATAGTTATTGGTATATTAGGGCTTTTCTTTGGAGGTAAATGGGTGGTAGACGGAGCCATTGAAATTTCCAGAATTTTTGGTTTTAGTGAAAGTTTTATAGGCTTGACATTAGTTGCACTCGGAACTTCATTACCAGAACTGGTTACATCCCTTGTAGCAGTGTCCAAACGAAAAACGCAATTGGCTGTAGGGAATGTTATAGGAAGCAATATTTTTAATCTGTTATGGATATTGGGAATTAGCTCCATCATTAATCCCATTGAATTCGAGACAGTAAATAATACAGATGTATTAATGATCATAATCAGTTCCAGCTTACTTATTCTCTCAATTATAGTGGGAAAAAGATCAGTAATTACTCGTTATGAAGGAGTTGTTTTCCTTCTTGTTTACGCTGGTTATATTTATCACCTCTTCCTTCGCGGGTAG
- the guaA gene encoding glutamine-hydrolyzing GMP synthase: protein MSEQILIIDFGSQYTQLIARRVRELNVYCEIHPYNNIPEISENVKGVIFSGSPCSVRDEDSPRIPIEKFRGKLPILGVCYGAQLLAFTEGGFVTPSENREYGRANLSKVNSLNPLFDGVDIDSQVWMSHGDTIKDLPESFEIIASTRSVNVAAYHVKGEDTYGIQFHPEVTHSTDGKAILRNFIVNICDCSQDWTPAHFIDETVEQLKEQLGDDKVVLGLSGGVDSSVAAMLIHEAIGKNLHCIFVDNGLLRKHEYEDVLESYKHMGLNVKGVDAKDLFYDELKGKTDPEAKRKAIGKVFIDVFDTEAHKIQEVKWLAQGTIYPDVIESVSVKGPSATIKSHHNVGGLPEKMNLKVVEPLNSLFKDEVRKVGSALGLDEAILNRHPFPGPGLAIRILGDVTPEKVHVLQEVDYIFIQGLKTANLYNQVWQAGAVLLPINSVGVMGDERTYERVVALRAVTSVDGMTADWCHLPYEFLAEISNTIINKVKGVNRVVYDISSKPPATIEWE from the coding sequence ATGTCAGAGCAAATACTTATCATCGATTTCGGTTCGCAGTATACACAGCTGATAGCCAGGCGTGTTCGCGAACTAAATGTTTATTGTGAGATCCATCCTTATAACAATATTCCGGAGATCTCTGAAAATGTCAAAGGTGTAATTTTTTCTGGTAGTCCTTGTTCAGTTAGAGATGAGGATTCGCCAAGAATTCCAATCGAAAAATTCCGCGGTAAATTACCAATTTTAGGAGTTTGTTATGGTGCCCAGCTATTAGCATTCACTGAAGGTGGTTTTGTAACTCCTTCAGAGAACAGAGAATACGGAAGAGCAAACCTGAGCAAAGTCAATTCATTAAATCCATTATTTGATGGAGTAGATATTGATAGCCAGGTATGGATGTCGCATGGTGATACGATTAAAGATCTGCCTGAATCTTTCGAGATCATAGCTTCAACAAGATCTGTTAATGTAGCTGCCTATCATGTAAAGGGAGAAGACACTTATGGAATTCAATTCCATCCAGAGGTAACACATTCAACTGATGGAAAGGCAATATTGAGGAATTTTATCGTTAATATTTGCGATTGTAGTCAGGACTGGACCCCGGCTCATTTTATTGATGAAACTGTTGAGCAATTAAAAGAGCAGTTGGGAGATGATAAGGTAGTGCTTGGGCTTTCTGGTGGAGTGGATAGCTCCGTTGCAGCAATGCTTATTCATGAAGCAATTGGTAAAAATCTACATTGTATATTTGTAGATAACGGATTACTAAGAAAACATGAATATGAAGATGTTCTTGAGTCTTATAAGCATATGGGCCTTAACGTAAAAGGTGTTGATGCAAAAGATTTATTTTATGATGAATTAAAAGGTAAAACTGATCCTGAGGCTAAGAGAAAAGCCATCGGAAAAGTTTTTATAGATGTATTTGATACTGAAGCTCATAAAATACAAGAAGTTAAGTGGCTTGCTCAGGGTACGATATATCCGGATGTTATTGAATCTGTTTCTGTAAAAGGACCTTCAGCAACTATCAAATCTCACCATAACGTGGGAGGTCTTCCTGAAAAAATGAACTTAAAAGTGGTAGAGCCATTAAATAGTTTATTTAAGGATGAAGTTAGAAAAGTGGGGTCAGCGTTGGGGCTTGATGAAGCGATTCTCAACAGGCATCCTTTTCCCGGACCTGGTCTGGCAATAAGGATTCTTGGAGACGTTACCCCGGAGAAGGTTCATGTACTTCAGGAAGTAGATTACATTTTTATTCAAGGTTTGAAGACTGCAAATCTATACAATCAGGTTTGGCAGGCAGGAGCTGTTCTATTACCAATTAATTCTGTTGGAGTAATGGGTGATGAAAGAACTTATGAAAGAGTAGTAGCTTTAAGAGCTGTTACCAGTGTGGATGGAATGACTGCTGATTGGTGTCATTTACCTTATGAGTTCCTTGCGGAGATTTCAAATACTATTATAAATAAAGTAAAAGGCGTAAACAGAGTTGTTTACGATATTAGCTCTAAACCACCTGCAACTATCGAGTGGGAATAG